The following are encoded in a window of Candida dubliniensis CD36 chromosome 4, complete sequence genomic DNA:
- a CDS encoding alpha-tubulin assembly protein, putative (Similar to S. cerevisiae PAC2;~In S. cerevisiae: microtubule effector required for tubulin heterodimer formation, binds alpha-tubulin, required for normal microtubule function), with product MTDKYSINDRISTIDNYLGTIRYIGSLPVWGANTIALGIEWDDPRRGKNNGDLNDISYFTPKVSGSGTFIKSSNRSLNHNQKSFVQVMHENYLDTEYKTKNIQFGTKTVEELGWDKLNKFHSNLRNLNSLTLDYCLISIAYRDNEDKQLFNELVNLKNLELSCNLFTDVNEISKIVDHIPNLTSLNINGNRFSEFSQDQKVHNGIVSLKLSSTMMPISMVEKLIKKFPNLKELYISGNNYSNKDIESMCLNQSLSILDLSYNKLKYMPTLPLVSALNLSYNYLSLQIINGTFPNLISLDLRANMIKDWSDIDEISIHLPGLKELRINHNPLFQEMSVDDMTMQLIGRIKCSPEHLWKLNGSFLTNEEIENSELYFISKVEQGKYHIDNERQWSYLLSKYNKPSETRSSHVYTLKDWMPLTIVFPDSKEISKKFTKNTSILQFKGLVSQWMDDLSILKFSAYYYTNENSTFAEKHELANYLSTLDSYSLSHDQKVYISIDASI from the coding sequence ATCAACGATAgaatttcaacaattgacaACTATTTGGGTACCATTAGGTACATTGGTAGCTTACCTGTCTGGGGAGCAAACACTATCGCATTAGGGATTGAATGGGACGATCCTCGTCGAGGCAAGAATAATGGTGATTTGAATGATATACTGTACTTTACTCCGAAGGTTTCTGGATCGGGCACATTCATAAAGTCATCTAATCGATCTTTAAATCATAATCAAAAGTCTTTTGTTCAGGTTATGCACgaaaattatttggataCTGAATACAAGACCAAAAATATTCAGTTTGGAACCAAAACAGTGGAAGAACTAGGATGGGATAAGTTAAACAAATTTCATTCCAACTTGAGAAATTTGAACTCACTAACATTGGACTATTGTTTGATTAGTATTGCTTACCGTGATAATGAAGACAAGCAATTGTTTAATGAGCTTGtcaatttaaaaaactTGGAACTAAGTTGCAACTTATTTACCGATGTAAATGAAATATCCAAAATAGTTGACCATATTCCAAATTTGACTAGTCTTAACATTAATGGAAACAGATTTAGTGAGTTTTCGCAGGATCAAAAAGTTCATAATGGTATAGTTCTGCTAAAGTTATCTTCAACAATGATGCCAATACTGATGGTAGAGAAGTTGATCAAGAAGTTTCCCAACTTGAAAGAGCTTTACATTTCAGGgaataattattcaaataagGATATTGAAAGTATGTGTCTCAatcaatcattatcaattttagaTTTATCTTATAATAAACTAAAGTACATGCCCACTCTACCACTTGTATCAGCTTTGAACTTGTCATATAATTATCTATCATTACAAATCATTAATGGTACTTTTCCCAACTTAATATCTTTGGACTTGAGAGCAAATATGATAAAGGATTGGtctgatattgatgaaatttcCATACATTTACCGGGCCTAAAAGAACTAAGAATTAATCACAACCCATTGTTTCAAGAAATGTCTGTGGATGATATGACGATGCAGTTAATTGGCCGCATTAAATGTTCCCCAGAACACTTGTGGAAATTGAACGGTAGCTTTTTAACAAATGAAGAGATTGAGAATTCCGAGCTCTACTTCATCTCGAAAGTGGAGCAAGGAAAATACCATATAGATAATGAACGGCAATGGTCATATTTGctttcaaaatataataaaccACTGGAAACCAGGCTGTCTCACGTTTACACATTAAAGGACTGGATGCCTCTAACTATAGTATTTCCCGATTCTAAAGAGATTTCCAAAAAGTTCACAAAAAATACTTCTATTCTTCAATTCAAAGGATTAGTATCCCAATGGATGGACGATTTGTCCATCCTCAAGTTTTCTGCATACTACTACACCAATGAAAACTCGACGTTTGCCGAAAAACACGAGCTAGCAAACTATTTAAGCACATTAGATAGTTATTCATTACTGCATGACCAAAAAGTTTATATTTCTATAGATGCATCGATATAG
- a CDS encoding translation machinery-associated protein, putative (Similar to S. cerevisiae TMA20;~In S. cerevisiae: protein of unknown function that associates with ribosomes and has a putative RNA binding domain) — MFKKFTREDVHSRSNIKSSVQRGLKSKFVGVYPDIEQGIDNLIPKKSQVVVVKCEDKIQLYAVEQNDEQDIVMFQHFSDDLVPTLKTVHKYPDCFPRVQVDRGAIKFVLGGANIMCPGLTSPGAKLPEQNLEKDTIVTVYAEGKENALAVGKLLMSTDEIKSKNKGIGIELLHYLGDGLWNYQE; from the coding sequence ATGTTCAAAAAATTCACTAGGGAAGACGTTCATTCACGTTCTAACATTAAATCATCAGTTCAGAGAGGACTTAAATCTAAATTTGTGGGTGTATACCCAGATATAGAGCAAGGTATAGATAACCTCATACCTAAAAAGTCCCAGGTGGTGGTTGTCAAATGTGAAGACAAGATCCAATTGTATGCCGTTGAACAGAATGACGAGCAAGACATTGTTATGTTCCAGCATTTTAGCGATGATTTGGTACCAACTTTGAAAACTGTTCATAAATATCCAGATTGTTTCCCTCGAGTTCAAGTTGATCGTGGTGcaattaaatttgttttagGAGGAGCTAATATAATGTGCCCAGGGTTAACTAGTCCAGGTGCTAAGTTACCAGAACAGAACTTGGAAAAAGACACAATTGTTACTGTTTATGCCGAAGGTAAAGAAAACGCATTGGCTGTTgggaaattgttgatgagcacagatgaaatcaaaagtAAAAACAAAGGTATTGGTATAGAATTATTACATTACCTAGGTGATGGATTATGGAATTATCAAGAATAA